A stretch of the Vidua chalybeata isolate OUT-0048 chromosome 19, bVidCha1 merged haplotype, whole genome shotgun sequence genome encodes the following:
- the TEKT3 gene encoding tektin-3 encodes MELYGYPLKAKFNQPRPPPPKVLPATNTMAAGYKNRIPYHPESFSMPWMPNSYYRAAALNPTLSPLTESFPGLPPTKIVPFISERPNGVFTRHTLDDWHRSNMTNYKESETTRHNAERLRADLTRTIKDVCQQADRTRGESTKNLGERINDIEYWKSELCIELDAMIRETNSLMDMQKRLERALADTEGPFQVAHKCLLNREKRMGIDLVNDDVEKQLVTEIKIIKSCRERLQQCLDTVNAQIMCNKEARQELEKDLVDKQMGHHIDSKCYQLKNTSRGIHYFKGVERIDATVSVPETWARFTDNNIFRSQSARATSAKLRASTESLLMGTADEMWRQFSKVNDAFTSRITEIANAKSKIQTHLAKTRQEIFQLETKIQVIQKTIRDKEVQLKVAQTRLDERTRRPNVELCRDAAQIRLVQEVNEINETLRNLHQCLRASEDMLQMLVRSKGVLEHDLVVKNNSLFIDQERCMGMRKSYPSTVQILGYVSAGLT; translated from the exons ATGGAACTCTACGGCTATCCCTTGAAAGCCAAGTTTAACCAGCCACGGCCACCACCTCCCAAGGTCCTGCCAGCGACCAACACCATGGCCGCCGGCTACAAGAACCGCATTCCCTATCACCCCGAGAGCTTCAGCATGCCATGGATGCCCAACTCCTACTACAGAGCAGCTGCCCTCAACCCCACCTTGTCTCCCCTCACCGAAAGCTTCCCAGGGCTTCCCCCCACCAAGATAGTTCCTTTTATTTCCGAGAGACCCAACGGTGTCTTCACCCGGCACACGCTGGATGACTGGCACAGGTCCAACATGACCAACTACAAGGAGTCGGAGACCACGCGGCACAACGCGGAGCGCCTGCGGGCCGACCTGACCCGCACCATCAAGGACGTGTGCCAGCAGGCCGACAGGACCCGAGGGGAGAGCACCAAGAACCTGGGAGAGCGCATCAACGACATAGAGTACTGGAAGTCCGAGCTCTGCATCGAGCTGGATGCCATGATCAGGGAGACCAACTCCCTGATGGACATGCAGAAACGGCTGGAGAGAGCCTTGGCCGACACCGAGGGCCCTTTCCAG GTCGCTCACAAGTGTTTGCTCAATCGGGAGAAGAGGATGGGCATCGACCTGGTCAATGACGACGTGGAGAAGCAGCTCGTCACG GAAatcaagatcatcaagtcctgCCGGGAGAGGCTACAGCAGTGCCTGGACACGGTGAATGCCCAGATCAT GTGCAACAAAGAGGCCcggcaggagctggagaaggacctggTTGACAAGCAGATGGGCCACCACATCGACAGCAAGTGCTACCAGCTGAAGAACACCTCCAGAGGCATCCACTACTTCAAGGGTGTGGAGAGGATCGATGCCAC GGTCTCGGTGCCGGAGACGTGGGCCAGGTTCACGGACAACAACATCTTCCGCTCGCAGAGCGCGCGCGCGACCTCGGCCAAGCTGCGGGCCAGCACCGAGAGCCTCCTGATGGGCACGGCCGACGAGATGTGGCGCCAGTTCAGCAAGGTCAACGACGCCTTCACCAGCCGCATCACCGAGATCGCCAACGCCAAGAGCAAGATCCAGACACACCTGGCCAAG ACACGACAGGAAATCTTCCAGCTTGAGACCAAGATCCAAGTCATCCAGAAGACCATAAGGGACAAAGAGGTTCAGCTGAAGGTGGCTCAGACCCGGCTGGACGAGCGCACGAGGAGACCCAACGTGGAGCTGTGCCGGGACGCTGCCCAGATCCG ccttGTCCAAGAGGTCAACGAGATCAACGAGACGCTGCGGAACCTGCACCAGTGCCTGCGTGCCTCCGAGGACATGCTGCAGATGCTGGTGCGCTCCAAGGGGGTCCTGGAGCACGACCTGGTGGTCAAGAACAACTCGCTGTTCATCGACCAGGAGCGCTGCATGGGGATGCGCAAGAGCTACCCCAGCACCGTGCAGATCCTGGGCTACGTCTCAGCAGGACTCACCTGA